The genomic interval AATGCCCGCGAAACAGGTTGTCATTTTTATGCTGCAGGTCATCACGCTACAGAGCGCTATGGCGCGAAAGCAGTGGGGGAGCATCTAGCTCAAGAGTTTGGCTTGGATGTGAGCTTTATTGATATCGATAATCCGGCATAGTATCGGAGTTATGAGGGTTGAGTTTTGAGTTGTGAATGATACTCGTCATCCTCAACTTGATTGAGGATCCATTATTCGGTTGGAAATCAATTGGATGGATTCTCAGTCGAGCTGAGAATGACGATTTTGCTTGAAATGAGTATCGATGAATCAATCATTGCCCACTCACAACTCAAAACTAACTAAGCGTAATCGTACTCACCGCCTTTCTCCAAACCGCGTTTATACGCGTCGCGGGCTTGAAAGCGTTTTACATACTCATACGTATGTGGGTAATTGTCTTCGCGAATCATGCCACGAGCGACGCTGGCCTCTAGAGGAAAACTCATTTGAAAATCAGCCGCCGTGACCTGATCACCGCAAAAATATTTATTCTGCGATAAATGGCTTTCGACATATTCTAAATTACGTTTGTTGTTTGGATCGATAAACATAGATAACACTTTGTCTGCAAGCATGCGAGCGATGGGCTTAATGAAAAATGGCATGGGTGATTGCTTCATTTTGGTAAATACCAAACGCATGACCATAGGTGGCATTAGGCTGCCTTCGGCAAAATGTAACCAATAAACATTATTCCAATGTTGTTCTTTAGGTGCTTTGAATTGTTCACCATAGGTATCGATTAGATACTCAATGATTGCGCCGCTTTCAGCAAGGGTGATGCTTGTTTGCTTATCAGTAATGATAGGGCTTTTGCCTAAAGGGTGAACCCTTTTTAAACTGTCGGGCGCCAAAATAGTTTTTGGGTCACGTTCATAAAACTCAATGTTGTATTCCAATCCAAGCTCTTCCAATAACCAAAGAATGCGCTGTGAGCGTGAGTTATTTAAATGGTGCAGAGTAATCATTGAGAATCCTTGTTATTTTGAGAATTGGCGTTTGTGTACGTGAAAATATGATGCCTAGATTAACATACAGGTCGGCTGCTTATTACAGCCCATTCGGATGAATGAAATAGCCTGTCATATTTAGCCCAATATTGAATGCTTTGCTACACTTATATTACAAAAAGAGAGCGAAAG from Bermanella marisrubri carries:
- a CDS encoding glutathione S-transferase, with the translated sequence MITLHHLNNSRSQRILWLLEELGLEYNIEFYERDPKTILAPDSLKRVHPLGKSPIITDKQTSITLAESGAIIEYLIDTYGEQFKAPKEQHWNNVYWLHFAEGSLMPPMVMRLVFTKMKQSPMPFFIKPIARMLADKVLSMFIDPNNKRNLEYVESHLSQNKYFCGDQVTAADFQMSFPLEASVARGMIREDNYPHTYEYVKRFQARDAYKRGLEKGGEYDYA